The segment GAACTTGTTCCAGAAGCGGGAGTAGAGAAGGTGGCCAGTCGCGTGCTCAGAACCACCAATGTACAAGTCCACGTTCTGCCAGTAATCAATGGCTTCTTTACCAGCGAAAGCCTTGTTGTTTTTAGGGTCCATGTAGCGGTACCAGTACCAGCTGGAGCCTGCCCAACCGGGCATAGTGCTCAGCTCGTACTCGTATTCGCCCCGGTATTTCCAGTTCTGCGCCCGGCCCAATGGTGGCTCACCTGTTTCTGTAGGAAGGTAAGCATCTACCTCTGGTAGCACCAATGGCAGTTCGTCTTCTTCCAGCAACGCCGGAATATCTTCTTTGTAATACACCGGAACCGGCTCACCCCAGTAGCGCTGACGACCAAACACGGCATCGCGCATTCTATAGTTGATGCGGGCTTTGCCTACGCCCAGTTCCTCAGCGCGCTGAATACCGGCTATAATGGCTTCTTTCACATCAAGGCCGTTGAGGAAACCGGAGTTAATGATTTTTCCTTCTTTGGCGACAAAGGCCTCTTTGTTTAAATCACCACCAGCTACTACTTCCGGGATTGGTAAGTTGAATTTCTTGGCGAAAGCGTAGTCACGGGTGTCATGACCGGGAACGGCCATCACGGCACCGGTACCATAACCCGCCAACACGTAATCAGCAATCCAAACGGGGATTTTCTCCCCAGAAATAGGGTTGATGGCGTAAGAACCGGTGAAGGTTCCGGTGACGGTTTTCACGTCAGACATACGGTCGCGCTCTGAGCGGTTTTTGGCCCAGGTCACATATTCTTCTACTTCGGCGCGCTGCTCTGGCGTGGTGAGTTCTTCCACGTATTCGTGTTCCGGGGCCAAAACCACGAAACTAGCGCCAAAGATGGTGTCAATACGGGTGGTGAACACAGTGATGTGCTTGTGCTCGTGCCCATACAGTTGAAAGCGCAGTTCAGCCCCCACAGATTTCCCGATCCAGTTACGCTGCATTTCTTTTACCGGCTCTGGCCAATCAATGGTATCCAAACCCTGCAACAGGCGCTCAGCATAGGCCGTGATGCGCATCATCCACTGCTTCATGAGTTTGCGCTCTACCGGGTAGCCGCCACGCTCAGAAACGCCATCTTTTACCTCGTCATTCGCCAAAACAGTTCCTAATTGCGGGCACCAGTTTACCACAGCTTCCGACAAGAAGGTTAAGCGATATTTCAATAAGAGGTCTTGCTGTTCCTTTTCAGAAAGTCTGGCCCAGGCATCGGCGGTCACGTGCGGGGTGTCTTCGTCGCAGGCGGCGTTTACGTGGGTGTTGCCCCGCATCTTGAACTCGGCTACCAGAGTGTCAATCGGCTCGGCTTTGTCAGTGGCGTAGTTGTACCAGCTGTTGAACAACTGCATGAAGATCCACTGCGTCCACTTGTAGTAATCAGGGTCTGAGGTGCGCACTTCGCGGTCCCAGTCAAAGGAGAAGCCCAGGTTGTTCAGCTGCTCAATGTAGCGCTCAATGTTCTGCTTGGTGGTCACAGCCGGGTGCTGCCCTGTCTGAATGGCGTACTGCTCAGCGGGTAACCCGAAGGAGTCAAAACCCATTGGGTGCAGCACGTTAAAACCTTTCAGGCGCTTGTAACGGCTCACAATGTCAGAGGCGATGTACCCGAGCGGGTGCCCTACGTGCAGACCAGCTCCTGATGGGTAAGGGAACATGTCCAGCGAATAGAACTTCGGTTTGCTTGTATCTATTTCTGTCTTGAAGGTTTTGTTTTCGCTCCAGAAGCGCTGCCACTTCTGCTCAATGGATCGGTAGTCGTACTCAGACATGGGTATGGTTTCAGGTATTGCGTACAAGTTCAAAGGTCCTAATAAAGGCCTATGACAAAAGTAAGGGAATTTAGGTTAAGGTCAGAAGGCTTGCTTTTGGTTGTAAGTTAAAATTGCCAATTTGCTTTCTCCCAAACAGCCTACTTTACTTCATGAACGTGCTCCTTTTTCTAGAAGACCACAGAAATTACCAAAAACTTAAATATTTAATGGTTTTGCCTCTTTTGTTTGCGGTTCTTCTGTTGGTAGATGGCTTCCTTCCGGAAAAAAGTGCCGAGCACAAAGAATATTATATTTATGGCAACACTGGAGGTGGACGCTATTCTGATTCCGGAAAATATTTAAAAACGCTTTTAAGGAAAATTACGATAACAAACGAGGTTTACTATGATCTTGATCATTTACAACCAGTGCAGTTTATCCATACACCTCTTTTTGAAACCTTTAAATTATTGGTCTACAAGAGTAGGGAACAGCCAGATACCTCGTATGAGTACCAGCCACTGTTTTCTGTGTATAGTTTTCACTCATTGTGGGTTTGGCTACTGGTAGCAGTATCGTGTGTAGCCCTGCTTGCGAAACATCCTGAAATAATTTCCTATGCCTCAATTTTATCTTGGGCTTTAGCTATACTTCTCTTGTTGGCGATTATCTAATCAAACAAGCAGGTGTGGATTTTAAGGATAACTTTAAAAAAAAAACTTTGAGCAGGTTTGATTCCTTTTATAGGAATTAAACCTGTTTTAAGACCATTTTGATGAAACAACCCTCACCCCCAGAAGTCCTTCCCTAGCCATAAAATCTTACAGCAAACCCGCCAAAGGGTCAACCCCGTTCCAGGTTCCTTTGCTGGAAAGAGGCGTAAAACGGGCGAACATTTCTTCTGAATACCACCCTTGGGTGCGAGTACGTTTGATTACTTCTCGGTGAGTGGCTTGTTTATAGGCGAAGGCTTTCATGCTGGCTTCATCGCGCCAAAGGCTGAAGGTGGCTTGCCGTATCAAAGGTGCTTCCCCTAACCCAATAGAGGCCAGTAGCCCCTCGGCGTGGTCTAAACTTTGGCTGGTTTTGGGCACGTTTCGCCAAAAATCAATGGCTTTGGTAACCCTAATGGAGGCGCGGGTAAGTACGGCAATGGGAGCACCTTCGGGTGCCTTAAGGGTTTGCTGCGTAAACGGATTCTGCCCGTTCCATAAGCCATGGGCTTGTAATGGCTGTAAGGCCAACGTGTACTGCTCAAAGGTGTGTTGCCGGTATTCCTCCAGCAGTGGATGAGACCCATAAAAGTCTTCGGCGGCTGAGGGGCTGTCCCAAGTGGCCATGAACCCATAACGGTACCAATTGGGCTTCAAACTAAAACCACGGCCCTGACCGCTGCCCAGTAATTTGAAGAAGTTCAGGCCTTTTATTTTCTGAAGCACGGGTACCGAGGTTCCCATCTGAGCCAGGCCCCAACGCCAGTGACCAGGTTTTATCCCGAATAAGGTAAGGGTAGTATGCGCAGGTTGAGAAGGAGCCAGAGGTGCCAAGCAGAAAGTTTTGATTGAATGTTTTACGCCGGTTTTCTTAAAAGTAGCCTTAAATCAGGAGCGGAACAAACCCCTGCAGGGCATAAAAAAAGGGAGCCGAAACTCCCTTTCTTTACTCATAACTACAAATTGATCTTTTTGTTTTCTCCCGGGTGGGCTGGCTCCCCGGTTATAGCCGCTTTGAC is part of the Rufibacter tibetensis genome and harbors:
- the leuS gene encoding leucine--tRNA ligase — translated: MSEYDYRSIEQKWQRFWSENKTFKTEIDTSKPKFYSLDMFPYPSGAGLHVGHPLGYIASDIVSRYKRLKGFNVLHPMGFDSFGLPAEQYAIQTGQHPAVTTKQNIERYIEQLNNLGFSFDWDREVRTSDPDYYKWTQWIFMQLFNSWYNYATDKAEPIDTLVAEFKMRGNTHVNAACDEDTPHVTADAWARLSEKEQQDLLLKYRLTFLSEAVVNWCPQLGTVLANDEVKDGVSERGGYPVERKLMKQWMMRITAYAERLLQGLDTIDWPEPVKEMQRNWIGKSVGAELRFQLYGHEHKHITVFTTRIDTIFGASFVVLAPEHEYVEELTTPEQRAEVEEYVTWAKNRSERDRMSDVKTVTGTFTGSYAINPISGEKIPVWIADYVLAGYGTGAVMAVPGHDTRDYAFAKKFNLPIPEVVAGGDLNKEAFVAKEGKIINSGFLNGLDVKEAIIAGIQRAEELGVGKARINYRMRDAVFGRQRYWGEPVPVYYKEDIPALLEEDELPLVLPEVDAYLPTETGEPPLGRAQNWKYRGEYEYELSTMPGWAGSSWYWYRYMDPKNNKAFAGKEAIDYWQNVDLYIGGSEHATGHLLYSRFWNKFLFDLGLVNQEEPFKKLINQGMIQGRSNFVYRIKDSNTFVSHGLKDQHEVTALHVDVNIVENDVLDLEKFKAWRPDFADAEFILEDGKYVVGVEIEKMSKSKHNVVNPDVLVEEYGADTLRMYEMFLGPLEQFKPWNTNGMDGVYKFLRRFWKLFFDEQGNLALTDEQPTPAELKSLHKTIKKIEEDVERFSFGTSVSQFMICVNELTALKTKKRAILEPLTIVLAPYAPHITEELWSRLGHTESIAYAAFPEWKEEFLTESTFDYPISINGKVKSKLTFDLKMSKEDVEKEVLASEQVQKLLEGKPVKKVIVVPGKIVNVVI